A genomic region of Oryza glaberrima chromosome 1, OglaRS2, whole genome shotgun sequence contains the following coding sequences:
- the LOC127767771 gene encoding uncharacterized protein LOC127767771 isoform X2, whose amino-acid sequence MQMSSMACHSLPESGSNLSAADELFQNQRSEQGIYWTLWDSRLSDDLNTTTVYSDNHGSNGGGTQSFDTSEHCSTVPSDSDEQPGYPSQFEPLHMEQTNDMFLSQFSDEEVRRMDAPFQALDMFPDSMHRLMSYEHILNGALVSDSKNQEVNMDQDDMDTCGFPLYFSHGLQDDGGFPSFAKGMVAADTSSTMDKLIMLQAGASATERGDPGSSPPGFEEAVLEELEEVMVQMARTTRICLRDAFYRLAEGSRSPRSAAAAADGAAVAEATRYHAQAAVDLSRSLLEILQLVILMLSVSSSPLAAANPLQCVDDAAAPSPRRDRQDGGEPHLQAAAVLAGSRGGDDAAHACLRRPSSPSPDHRRTGGDSLGLSFQCDLARRIASSLACLTKDTLCM is encoded by the exons ATGCAG aTGAGTAGCATGGCATGCCATTCCCTTCCAGAGAGTGGAAGCAACTTGTCAGCTGCTGATGAACTCTTTCAGAACCAAAGGTCAGAGCAGGGAATTTACTGGACACTCTGGGACTCCAGGCTATCTGATGATCTGAACACAACGACCGTATATTCAGACAATCATGGCAGCAACGGTGGCGGCACGCAATCTTTCGACACCTCTGAACATTGCAGTACAGTGCCTTCAGATTCAGATGAGCAACCTGGATATCCATCACAGTTTGAGCCTCTGCACATGGAGCAAACAAACGACATGTTCTT GAGCCAGTTTTCAGATGAGGAGGTGAGGAGGATGGATGCTCCGTTCCAGGCGCTGGACATGTTCCCGGACTCCATGCACAGGCTCATGTCCTACGAACACATACTGAACGGAGCTCTGGTGTCCGATTCCAAGAATCAGGAGGTGAACATGGATCAAGACGACATGGACACCTGCGGTTTCCCTCTCTACTTCAGCCATGGCCTGCAAGATGATGGCGGCTTCCCTTCTTTTGCCAAGGGGATGGTTGCTGCAGACACCTCCTCCACCATGGACAAG CTGATCATGTTGCAGGCTGGAGCGAGCGCGACGGAGAGAGGCGATCCGGGGAGTTCGCCGCCGGGATTCGAAGAAGCTGTGCTCGAGGAGCTCGAGGAGGTGATGGTGCAG ATGGCGAGGACGACGCGGATATGCCTCCGCGACGCCTTCTACCGGCTGGCCGAGGGCTCGAGgtcgccgcgctccgccgccgccgccgcagacggcgccgccgtcgccgaggccaCCAGGTACCACGCGCAAGCCGCCGTCGACCTTAGTCGATCGCTTCTTGAAATCCTCCAGCTCGTGATCCTGATGCTTTCtgtctcctcttctcctctcgcCGCGGCGAATCCTCTCCAGTGCGTCGACGAcgcggccgcgccgtcgccgcgacgcGATCGACAGGACGGTGGTGAGCCTCACCTtcaggccgccgccgtgctcgccggaaGCAGAGGCGGCGATGATGCGGCCCACGCGTGCCTGAGgaggccgagctcgccgtcgccggatcaCCGGAGGACAGGAGGAGATTCGCTTGGTCTTTCTTTCCAGTGCGATCTTGCTCGCCGCATTGCAAGCTCACTGGCTTGCCTGACGAAGGATACACTGTGTATGTGA
- the LOC127767771 gene encoding uncharacterized protein LOC127767771 isoform X1 has protein sequence MVSWMRNERKKILRGSVMSLTGVNCVQLSDLLQLTPLFFFFNMIGCLFFSRKAILFGFCMQMSSMACHSLPESGSNLSAADELFQNQRSEQGIYWTLWDSRLSDDLNTTTVYSDNHGSNGGGTQSFDTSEHCSTVPSDSDEQPGYPSQFEPLHMEQTNDMFLSQFSDEEVRRMDAPFQALDMFPDSMHRLMSYEHILNGALVSDSKNQEVNMDQDDMDTCGFPLYFSHGLQDDGGFPSFAKGMVAADTSSTMDKLIMLQAGASATERGDPGSSPPGFEEAVLEELEEVMVQMARTTRICLRDAFYRLAEGSRSPRSAAAAADGAAVAEATRYHAQAAVDLSRSLLEILQLVILMLSVSSSPLAAANPLQCVDDAAAPSPRRDRQDGGEPHLQAAAVLAGSRGGDDAAHACLRRPSSPSPDHRRTGGDSLGLSFQCDLARRIASSLACLTKDTLCM, from the exons ATGGTTAGCTGGAtgagaaatgaaagaaaaaaaatattgagaggATCGGTGATGTCCTTGACGGGAGTTAATTGTGTGCAATTGAGTGATCTGCTTCAGCTTACTCCTCTGTTCTTCTTCTTTAATATGATCGGTTGTTTGTTCTTCTCAAGGAAGGCCATTCTTTTTGGTTTCTGCATGCAG aTGAGTAGCATGGCATGCCATTCCCTTCCAGAGAGTGGAAGCAACTTGTCAGCTGCTGATGAACTCTTTCAGAACCAAAGGTCAGAGCAGGGAATTTACTGGACACTCTGGGACTCCAGGCTATCTGATGATCTGAACACAACGACCGTATATTCAGACAATCATGGCAGCAACGGTGGCGGCACGCAATCTTTCGACACCTCTGAACATTGCAGTACAGTGCCTTCAGATTCAGATGAGCAACCTGGATATCCATCACAGTTTGAGCCTCTGCACATGGAGCAAACAAACGACATGTTCTT GAGCCAGTTTTCAGATGAGGAGGTGAGGAGGATGGATGCTCCGTTCCAGGCGCTGGACATGTTCCCGGACTCCATGCACAGGCTCATGTCCTACGAACACATACTGAACGGAGCTCTGGTGTCCGATTCCAAGAATCAGGAGGTGAACATGGATCAAGACGACATGGACACCTGCGGTTTCCCTCTCTACTTCAGCCATGGCCTGCAAGATGATGGCGGCTTCCCTTCTTTTGCCAAGGGGATGGTTGCTGCAGACACCTCCTCCACCATGGACAAG CTGATCATGTTGCAGGCTGGAGCGAGCGCGACGGAGAGAGGCGATCCGGGGAGTTCGCCGCCGGGATTCGAAGAAGCTGTGCTCGAGGAGCTCGAGGAGGTGATGGTGCAG ATGGCGAGGACGACGCGGATATGCCTCCGCGACGCCTTCTACCGGCTGGCCGAGGGCTCGAGgtcgccgcgctccgccgccgccgccgcagacggcgccgccgtcgccgaggccaCCAGGTACCACGCGCAAGCCGCCGTCGACCTTAGTCGATCGCTTCTTGAAATCCTCCAGCTCGTGATCCTGATGCTTTCtgtctcctcttctcctctcgcCGCGGCGAATCCTCTCCAGTGCGTCGACGAcgcggccgcgccgtcgccgcgacgcGATCGACAGGACGGTGGTGAGCCTCACCTtcaggccgccgccgtgctcgccggaaGCAGAGGCGGCGATGATGCGGCCCACGCGTGCCTGAGgaggccgagctcgccgtcgccggatcaCCGGAGGACAGGAGGAGATTCGCTTGGTCTTTCTTTCCAGTGCGATCTTGCTCGCCGCATTGCAAGCTCACTGGCTTGCCTGACGAAGGATACACTGTGTATGTGA
- the LOC127767771 gene encoding uncharacterized protein LOC127767771 isoform X4 — protein sequence MVSWMRNERKKILRGSVMSLTGVNCVQLSDLLQLTPLFFFFNMIGCLFFSRKAILFGFCMQMSSMACHSLPESGSNLSAADELFQNQRSEQGIYWTLWDSRLSDDLNTTTVYSDNHGSNGGGTQSFDTSEHCSTVPSDSDEQPGYPSQFEPLHMEQTNDMFLSQFSDEEVRRMDAPFQALDMFPDSMHRLMSYEHILNGALVSDSKNQEVNMDQDDMDTCGFPLYFSHGLQDDGGFPSFAKGMVAADTSSTMDKAGASATERGDPGSSPPGFEEAVLEELEEVMVQMARTTRICLRDAFYRLAEGSRSPRSAAAAADGAAVAEATSASTTRPRRRRDAIDRTVVSLTFRPPPCSPEAEAAMMRPTRA from the exons ATGGTTAGCTGGAtgagaaatgaaagaaaaaaaatattgagaggATCGGTGATGTCCTTGACGGGAGTTAATTGTGTGCAATTGAGTGATCTGCTTCAGCTTACTCCTCTGTTCTTCTTCTTTAATATGATCGGTTGTTTGTTCTTCTCAAGGAAGGCCATTCTTTTTGGTTTCTGCATGCAG aTGAGTAGCATGGCATGCCATTCCCTTCCAGAGAGTGGAAGCAACTTGTCAGCTGCTGATGAACTCTTTCAGAACCAAAGGTCAGAGCAGGGAATTTACTGGACACTCTGGGACTCCAGGCTATCTGATGATCTGAACACAACGACCGTATATTCAGACAATCATGGCAGCAACGGTGGCGGCACGCAATCTTTCGACACCTCTGAACATTGCAGTACAGTGCCTTCAGATTCAGATGAGCAACCTGGATATCCATCACAGTTTGAGCCTCTGCACATGGAGCAAACAAACGACATGTTCTT GAGCCAGTTTTCAGATGAGGAGGTGAGGAGGATGGATGCTCCGTTCCAGGCGCTGGACATGTTCCCGGACTCCATGCACAGGCTCATGTCCTACGAACACATACTGAACGGAGCTCTGGTGTCCGATTCCAAGAATCAGGAGGTGAACATGGATCAAGACGACATGGACACCTGCGGTTTCCCTCTCTACTTCAGCCATGGCCTGCAAGATGATGGCGGCTTCCCTTCTTTTGCCAAGGGGATGGTTGCTGCAGACACCTCCTCCACCATGGACAAG GCTGGAGCGAGCGCGACGGAGAGAGGCGATCCGGGGAGTTCGCCGCCGGGATTCGAAGAAGCTGTGCTCGAGGAGCTCGAGGAGGTGATGGTGCAG ATGGCGAGGACGACGCGGATATGCCTCCGCGACGCCTTCTACCGGCTGGCCGAGGGCTCGAGgtcgccgcgctccgccgccgccgccgcagacggcgccgccgtcgccgaggccaCCAG TGCGTCGACGAcgcggccgcgccgtcgccgcgacgcGATCGACAGGACGGTGGTGAGCCTCACCTtcaggccgccgccgtgctcgccggaaGCAGAGGCGGCGATGATGCGGCCCACGCGTGCCTGA
- the LOC127767771 gene encoding uncharacterized protein LOC127767771 isoform X3 gives MVSWMRNERKKILRGSVMSLTGVNCVQLSDLLQLTPLFFFFNMIGCLFFSRKAILFGFCMQMSSMACHSLPESGSNLSAADELFQNQRSEQGIYWTLWDSRLSDDLNTTTVYSDNHGSNGGGTQSFDTSEHCSTVPSDSDEQPGYPSQFEPLHMEQTNDMFLSQFSDEEVRRMDAPFQALDMFPDSMHRLMSYEHILNGALVSDSKNQEVNMDQDDMDTCGFPLYFSHGLQDDGGFPSFAKGMVAADTSSTMDKLIMLQAGASATERGDPGSSPPGFEEAVLEELEEVMVQMARTTRICLRDAFYRLAEGSRSPRSAAAAADGAAVAEATSASTTRPRRRRDAIDRTVVSLTFRPPPCSPEAEAAMMRPTRA, from the exons ATGGTTAGCTGGAtgagaaatgaaagaaaaaaaatattgagaggATCGGTGATGTCCTTGACGGGAGTTAATTGTGTGCAATTGAGTGATCTGCTTCAGCTTACTCCTCTGTTCTTCTTCTTTAATATGATCGGTTGTTTGTTCTTCTCAAGGAAGGCCATTCTTTTTGGTTTCTGCATGCAG aTGAGTAGCATGGCATGCCATTCCCTTCCAGAGAGTGGAAGCAACTTGTCAGCTGCTGATGAACTCTTTCAGAACCAAAGGTCAGAGCAGGGAATTTACTGGACACTCTGGGACTCCAGGCTATCTGATGATCTGAACACAACGACCGTATATTCAGACAATCATGGCAGCAACGGTGGCGGCACGCAATCTTTCGACACCTCTGAACATTGCAGTACAGTGCCTTCAGATTCAGATGAGCAACCTGGATATCCATCACAGTTTGAGCCTCTGCACATGGAGCAAACAAACGACATGTTCTT GAGCCAGTTTTCAGATGAGGAGGTGAGGAGGATGGATGCTCCGTTCCAGGCGCTGGACATGTTCCCGGACTCCATGCACAGGCTCATGTCCTACGAACACATACTGAACGGAGCTCTGGTGTCCGATTCCAAGAATCAGGAGGTGAACATGGATCAAGACGACATGGACACCTGCGGTTTCCCTCTCTACTTCAGCCATGGCCTGCAAGATGATGGCGGCTTCCCTTCTTTTGCCAAGGGGATGGTTGCTGCAGACACCTCCTCCACCATGGACAAG CTGATCATGTTGCAGGCTGGAGCGAGCGCGACGGAGAGAGGCGATCCGGGGAGTTCGCCGCCGGGATTCGAAGAAGCTGTGCTCGAGGAGCTCGAGGAGGTGATGGTGCAG ATGGCGAGGACGACGCGGATATGCCTCCGCGACGCCTTCTACCGGCTGGCCGAGGGCTCGAGgtcgccgcgctccgccgccgccgccgcagacggcgccgccgtcgccgaggccaCCAG TGCGTCGACGAcgcggccgcgccgtcgccgcgacgcGATCGACAGGACGGTGGTGAGCCTCACCTtcaggccgccgccgtgctcgccggaaGCAGAGGCGGCGATGATGCGGCCCACGCGTGCCTGA
- the LOC127767798 gene encoding cyclin-B1-3 — MASRRQWGAGAGAGDVPAQERKGEAAKIARRPKTTTVVAQQPPRIRRALADVSNLVNGRAALPVVNLQKAAAAAADKCRKPIKQRNENNKAAKPEVIVISSDSEKHKKNPAQRAASRRAPIQTLTSILTKCSRASDGVISPKKELIYDIDASDAHNELAVVDYVEDIYRFYRNTENTYRPLCTYMVSQTEINERMRAILTDWLIEVHYRLMLMPETLYLTVYIIDQYLSLENVPRKELQLVGVSAMLIACKYEETWAPLVKDFLVISDNSFSRQQVLSTEKSILNKLQWNLTVPTMYMFILRYLKAALGDEELEHMTFFYAELALVQYSMLFFAPSVIAAAAVYAARCTLGLSPLWSDLLEYHTGLAEPQLLECARRLVSLHAAAPESRQKVVYKKYASPKLGAVSLHSPAKKLLPPPSPVAA; from the exons ATGGCGTCGAGGAGGCAGTGGGgagccggtgccggcgccggcgatgttCCTGCTCAGGAACGCAAGGGAG AGGCTGCCAAGATTGCGAGGAGGCCAAAGACCACGACGGTTGTTGCTCAGCAACCGCCAAGAATCCGTCGAGCCCTCGCCGACGTCAGTAATCTCGTCAATGGCCGGGCTGCTCTGCCTGTCGTAAATCTCCagaaggcagcagcagcagcagctgacaAGTGCAGGAAACCAATCAAGCAGCGCAACGAGAACAACAAGGCGGCCAAGCCAGAAGTCATCGTGATCAGTTCAGACTCCGAGAAACATAAGAAAAATCCAGCCCAGAGGGCAGCCTCCCGGAGGGCGCCAATCCAAACGCTCACCTCGATTCTGACCAAGTGCAGCAGG GCTTCTGACGGTGTGATCAGCCCGAAAAAGGAGCTGATATACGACATCGATGCATCTGATGCTCACAACGAGCTGGCAGTGGTTGATTACGTCGAAGATATCTACAGATTCTACAGGAACACCGAG AACACCTACCGGCCTCTCTGCACCTACATGGTGTCACAGACCGAGATCAACGAGAGAATGAGAGCAATCCTGACTGATTGGCTCATCGAAGTGCACTACAGGCTTATGCTGATGCCAGAGACACTGTACCTCACTGTCTACATAATTGATCAGTACCTGTCCCTGGAGAATGTGCCCAGGAAGGAGCTGCAGCTTGTCGGTGTAAGCGCCATGTTGATAGCCTGCAAGTATGAGGAGACTTGGGCTCCATTG GTTAAGGACTTCCTTGTCATATCAGACAACTCCTTCAGCAGGCAGCAGGTCCTGAGCACAGAGAAGTCCATACTTAACAAGCTCCAGTGGAACCTGACTGTTCCGACAATGTACATGTTCATCCTTCGATACCTGAAAGCTGCATTGGGTGACGAGGAG CTGGAGCACATGACTTTCTTCTACGCAGAGCTCGCACTGGTTCAGTACTCCATGCTCTTTTTTGCGCCATCGGTGATAGCAGCCGCTGCCGTCTACGCTGCTCGGTGTACCCTTGGCCTGAGCCCACTATGGAGCGATCTTCTGGAGTACCACACCGGCTTAGCTGAGCCGCAATTGCT GGAGTGTGCGAGGCGGCTGGTGAGCCtgcacgcggcggcgccggagagcaGGCAGAAGGTGGTGTACAAGAAGTACGCGAGCCCCAAGCTCGGAGCCGTCTCCCTCCACTCGCCGGCCAAGAAgcttctcccgccgccgtcgccggtggcggcttGA